TTCAATTAGTTTTGTTATCGTATCTTCATAGTTTTTACAATAGATATAAAATCTCATTAGACCCTCTTTTATATCAACTGCACAAAGTTTTAACTGCTCTTTTAACTCTAATTCTTCTAAAAGATTTTTTTCAAAAGCTGCAAAAAATGACAAACATGCTGGGTCAGGAAACATAATATCATCTGCTACATGGAAATTATGTTTTACAATAAGTAGATTATCAAAACCTTCTAAATCAAGCTCTTTTTTAACTCTTAATAACTGATTTATATTATCTGTACTTTTTAATTCCCAGCTATTTTCATCTATTACCATTGTATTTGCTCCTTTCCTTTTTGTTTTAATATTTCATTTGTTTTAGAAAAGTGTTTACATCCAAAAAAACCTCGATATGAAGACAAAGGACTTGGATGAGGAGCAGTTAAAATATGGTGTTTTGTTTCATCTATTAATTTTGATTTTTTAATTGCTGGAGCACCCCATAAAATAAAAACAATATCTTCACATGAACTTGAAATATATTTAATTATATTATCTGTAAAGTTTTCCCAGCCCTTTTTTTCATGGGACTTAGGTTTTGCTTCTTCCACTGTTAAAATAGCATTCAAAAGAAGTACTCCTTGTTGTGCCCAAGAAGTTAAATCTCCGTCAAGACAAATAGAATCAACACTAGTATCATCTTTTATCTCTTTTAAAATGTTTTGCATTGAGGGTGGATTTTTTATATTACTTGGGGTAGAAAAAGAGAAGCCTTGTGCTTGTCCTTCTCCATGATAAGGGTCTTGACCTAAAATAACTACTTTTATCTTATCTAAACTTGTTTTTTCGAAAGCATTAAAAATCAACTCTTTTGGAGGAAATATCTTTTTTGTAGCATACTCTTTTTCTAAAAAGTTTTCTAACTCTTTATAATAATCTTTGCTTTTTTCAAGCCTTAAAATATCATCCCAACTTTTCATTATTTACCTTTAATTATAAAAGTGTATTATTGCAGATTAAATTTAAAAAAAGCCTGTGAAATGAAACCATATATAAAATCTATTATTGCCTCATTTTTAGTAATCTTAGCCTGTTTAGGTTTTGGAAGATTCTCATTTGGAATGGTACTTCCAAACTTACAAGAGAGTTTAAATATCTCAACTACTCAAGCTGGATTTATAGGAACTTCAAACTTTATTGGATATTTCGTTGGTATCTTTTTTGCAAACTATCTTTATAGAAAATTTTCTACGCATAGATTAGTTTTTACTACTATTTTATTACAAGCCTTTTCTATGTTTTTAATGATATTAACTACAAATTATATTTTAGTTTCATTTTTCTATTCATTTAGTGGTTTCTTTTCTGCAATTTCAAATATTGCTATTATGGCTTATATTTCAAATGTTATTCCTAAAAATGTTAGAGGTAAAGCTTTAGGTATTATTGTAAGTGCAAGTGGTTTAGCAATTGTTTTAAGTGGACAAATTGTGCCTTTTACTCAAAAGTTAGTTAAAGATGTTCCGTGGGAGTCTGCTTGGTTAGTTTTCTGTTTAATTCTTGTTCTTGTAAGTTTCTTCTCACAACCTGGAATTAAAAAACATGCTAATCACACAATTTCAGATATAAATTTTAAAACAAAAGAGTTTTTATTCACTTCAAGCTTTTGGAAAATTGCTTTTGTTTATATGGTATTTGGATTTTCATACTCAATTTATGTAACTTTTTTTGTTAGTGCAGTTATAGAAAAATATGATTTTTCAACTCAAATATCTGGAAATTTTTGGACTCTTTTAGGCTTTATGAGTATTTTCTCAGGTATTCTTTTTGGAACAATTGCAGATAAAATAGGAGCATATAAAACACTTATTTTTGTATATCTTTTACAAACAATTGCCCATGCAACATTAGCCTTTTCTTTGCCTTCATATTCTATTTGGCTTTCTGCTATTTTCTTTGGTATTTCTGTATGGAGTATTCCTTCTCTTGTGACTTTACTTTGTTCTATAGAGTTTGATAAAAAAATGACTGCAAAAGTTTTCTCTTTTGTAACTATTCTTTTTGCTATCTTACAAGCCTTTGGTCCTTTTATTGCAGGACTTATTCATGATATTTCAAAAGATTATTCAGATGTATTTATGATTACTTCATTTTTAACATTAATTACTGTTTTTATCTCTTTTATATTTTCAAAAGATAAAATAGTATCTAAAACTTAAGAAGGAAATTACCTTGAAAAATAATGGTTTTATTTTTGACCTTGATGGAACACTTATTGACTCTTTAACAGATATTGCTCTTTGTTCAAATATTGTTTTAAAAGAGTTTAACCTACCGATACATGAGATTACAGAGTATAAATATTTTGTAGGTGGAGGAGCTGAAGTTTTAGTAAACAATGCTATTCCTAAAGACTCCTCAAATGAGATGGCAATTGAAGTACTTAAAAGATTTAAACAAGTATATGATTCAGAGTTTCATTATAATACAAAACCATATGAAGGTATTTATGACTTATTAGACTTATTACATGAAAATGAGATAAAAGTAGCTATTCTATCAAATAAACCCCATGAATTTACAATAAAATATGTAAATGAATTTTTTCCAAAATATACAAATATTTTAGAAGTTCATGGCTCAAAAGATGATGTACCTAAAAAACCACATCCACATGCTGCACTAGAGATTGCAAAGGCTTTAGAGCTTACTTGTGAAAATATCTACTTTGTTGGAGATAGTGATGTTGATATGAAAACAGCAAAAAATTCAAATATGAAAGCAGTTGGTGTTTCTTGGGGATTCAGAGGAACAAAAGAGTTAATCGAAAATGGAGCAGACCATATTGTAAAAACTCCACTTGATATTTTTGAATTAATAAAGAAGAGTTAAAAACCTAACTCTTCTATTACTTCTCTAGGTGTTCTACCTACTTCTTCACATAAGCTTTTAAACTTATCATCACTTTTTGCTTCTATTCCTACTGTTTTTAGTTTCTCTATTAACTCATTAGCTGTAATACCTAAATCATTTGATAACTCAGAGATATTTTTTCTTCCTAAGCCAGTTAAACTCTCAGCTTTTGAAATAGTACTTTTTTGTTTTTCACTTAATAATGAGAAAACTTTTTGCGCACTAATATTATTGTTTTTAGCTATCTCTTTTAAAGTATCCATCTCATCAGCTTCAATATTATTAGCTTTTAATATTTCCATACTTCTATTTAAATCAAAACCTAATTTTGAAGAAAACTCCTCTAAGGTAGATAATTCAGCATGAGAATATGGAGCTTTTTCATATTTTTGTTCCCATGAATTTTTTATATCTTCTCCAAAATTTATAAAAGTTGAAAAAGGAGAAATTTCATATAAAGTACCTACTAAAAATAGTAATGTTATTACAAAAGCTACAGCCATCTCTTTTGTGAATATAATTACTACCTTTGCTTTATTTTTCATATAACTAATCATAGGTTTCCAATTATAATAAACATGCAAAATTGTAGCTATGATAAACAGAACCATAAAAGTTGAGTGCACTTGGGCATACTCTTCTTTTCCTAATCCTAAAATCTCCCAATTTGACCATTTTGCAACTCTTCCAGGGGGAGAAATAAACAACATTATTCCTGTATAAGTCATAAGAAACATTGATAATAACATTGTTAAGGAAGTGATTTTTTTAAGACTCATAATAAACTCCTTCATCTATAAGTTTATTATATTCCAAACTATTTTAAAAAGATAAGTTATATATAAGAAAGAGAGTCAGATGTTATACATCTAACTCAAAAAAAGTTTCGTCAGTTTTTTTGTACTCTGCAACTGAACAAGTAATTTTGATTGCATTATCATAATCTTCAAAATACTCTTTAAAAAGCTTTTTAAGCTCTGTAATATTTGCTGTTCTAAAAATAAAAAAGCCTACAATATTTTTACTTCTTTTTCCTGCTTTTTCTATTCCAAAACTATCAAACTTCCATTCAACACCTCTTGAATAGAAAAACACCTCTTCAAGTCTTTTTTCTAATTCATCTCTTACTGAATTGTTATACTCTTTTAGGTGAACATAAAAAGCTACATTTACATTGTATGCATCCTGTACAAGCTTTTTTTCAAACTTAGTTTCAGGTTGTTTTGTTAAATCACTATTATCCATTTTGTTCCCTATGTCATAAAATAAAATATGTAATTATAGTACATAAGAATAAAGAACAAATAAAAAAAGCTATTTCTTTAATTGACTTATAACTAAAATTAATAATTATCATAAATAAGATTAAGTTTATTTTAAGGTATACATAAATAACTATTATTTATAATACTAATAATTTAATCATAAGGAAAAGTAATGAAATTTAAAGGTTTATTATTAGGGCTTTTAGTTGCTTCTAGTTCTTTATTTGCAGCTGATTTTATTAGCTATGAAGAGCTTAGTTCAAAACTAAAAGAGGAAAATAAAAAAGCTGGGACATATGCTACAACTGAAGAAGTACAAAAAGCTTTAAAAGCAAAAGACTGGTTAGTTGCAGATGTTAGAACTATGGAAGAGTGGGCAGCAGCACATATTAAAGGTTCAGTGAGAATAGGAAGACAAGCTCCTGAAAAAGGTCTTGCACTTCATGCTCTTGATATGGAAGATAAGTTTATAAAACCAAATCTTATTATAGTATGTAACTCCGCAGCAAGAGCATCTATTGAAGCAGAAACAATTAGAAAAATGGGATTTAATCAAGTAAAGGTTTATGATTTATACTCTTGGATTGATGAGTGTAATCCTGTTGTTACTAAATATACAGTTAAAAAAGACAAAGGTGGAACTGGTCTTAAATTTGGTAACTTCTACGCAGAACATTGTAAAAGTAAAAAATAGATTTCAAAAAGGGAAGTTTCCCCTTTTGAAATTAAGCTAAAACTCTTCTCGCATTTTTCATTTTCATTTTTGCTAATTCTCTCAAATCTACATTACTATCAAGCTCATCAACAATCTCTGCACCAAGAAGTGACTCTAAAGCATCTTCTAAAGTAACAACACCCTCTGTTTGTTCATAATTATCAGTAACAATAAAAAGGTGCTCATTTTTTGTAAGGAACATATCTATTAATTTAGAAATAGCGATATTTTCATTTACTCTTTGCGCAGGTTTTATTAAATCCTCTTTATTTTCATACTTATTTTCTAATAACTCATGAAAATACTCTTTTGAAATAACTATCCCAATAATATCATCAATATCTGCATCATAAATAGGAACTCTTGAATACTCTTTAAACTTCTCTAAATCTACACTACTTCTATCTGTAAAACTATTTAAAAAAGCAGTTTTTTGTACACTAAATACAACAGATCTTGGAGTAAAAATATCTTTTATTTTTATCTCATTTAATTTTAAAAGATTTTCAATCACTGCTGTTTCTTTAACTCTTAATATACCTTTTTTCTCAGCAATTGAAGCTGTTGCTAAAATTTCATCTTTTGTAATTGTCTCTTTTTTTGCAGGCGTTATATATGTAGTAATTTTGTTCATTACAACTAAAATTGGATATGTTATAAAAACTAATACCTTAATTGCTCTTGTTGCAAACCCTGCTAAATTTTTCCAATAATATGCACCTAAAGTCTTTGGAATAATCTCAGAAAGAACAAGAATCAAAATTGTTAAAACTGCTGAGATATAAAACATATACTCATCACCAAACATTTTTGCAGCCTCTGCTCCAACACCTGCTGCACCTAAAGTATGTGCAAACGTATTTAAAGTTAAAATTGCTGCAATAGAAAAATCAATATTTCTTTTTTGATGCTCCATTAAAGAGCCTAAACTATTATTCTCTTTTTTTACAATTTCAATATGTGAAGCAGTTATTGAAAGTAAAACAGCTTCAAGTATTGAGCATAAAAAAGATACTCCTATAGCTATCAAAAAATAAATCAACATCAACATTTAGTTTTATCCTATTTTTTTTAGTAATTATATACTAATTTTTATAATTTTACATTCTTTAAGGTTTTAATTGTAATATTATTTTATAACATTTTTTGTTATCAGCAAAGGAGCAATTATGGAAGCGCTTATTTGGAAAACTGAATATAATATTGGTCACTTTAAAATTGATAATGAACACAAAAAATTATTTAACATAGCAAAAAAAGCCTATCAACTTTCAAGTACAAAAGCTACATCTTTTGAAATGGAACCATTGAAAGAGATAATAAAAGAACTTTTTCAATATGTTTCTACTCATTTTATGACGGAAGAAGAGTATATGAGTAGTATAAACTACCCCTATTTGGCTAAGCACAAATTAATACATAAAAAGCTAATTAATATTCTAAAAGAGATGATAAGCAATATTAATAGTCTTGAAATTGAAGAGATAAACTCAAAATTAAATGAATTTATCAACGAGTATTTTATAACTCATATTATAACTGAAGACAAAAAAATAAAACTTTTTAAAACTCCAATTGAAGACCTAAGAAAATCTTTTGGCTGGAAAAAAGATTATTTAGTACATGAAAAATTTATTGATGAGGAACATAAAGAGTTATTTGATATTGCAACAGAAGCTTTTAATATTACTCAAAATGAGAATAAAAAAGAGAAAATAAAAGATATTTTAAATAGACTATACTCTTATATGAAAACACATTTTCAAAGAGAAGAAGAGTTTATGAAAAAAATAAACTATCCTAAGCTGAAATACCATCATGCTTGTCATGAAAAAATAATTAATGATTTAACTCTTTTTGTAAGAGATAGTTCATTTATGCAACAGAATGTTTTAGAAAAAGAGTTAGCTAGAATAATCGATATATCATTAGTACAACATATAATCCAAGAAGATAGAAAAATCACTTCCTGGATTAAATTATGTAATAACTAAACAGCTTTTTTTACTTGTGATTTTTCAATATAATCTCTGCAATCAATACAATACATTGCATGAGGTTTTACTCTAAGTCTTTTGATTGTAATTTCAGAATCACACATTTCACAAAGACCTGTATATTTTCCATCTTCTATTTTAGTTAAAGCGTGATTAATTAAATTTAGCTCTCTAAGTTGTTGATTTTTAATATGTACATCAGTAATATAATCTCTACTTGCAGCAGCAAAATCACCCTCATCATTTAAATCCATTTCACTTAAATTTACATGCTCGTTCGACAAATTGTTTAAAGTTGACTCGATTGTCATCTTATTTTGTACTAAAAGACTTTTGATCTCTTCTATCTGTTTTTGATTTAAAGTTTTTGGCATTTTGTTCCCTAAAATATTTTTCTTAAATATACCGCAACTTAGTTGCAAATAAATAGCATTATTATATTTTTTTGCTTTATTTATGATGAAATCTAAGATTGTGTATAATATCAAATAAAAATAATTATTAAAGAGCTACTATGAATAAAAAATATACACCTGTACCTTGTGCCTTTTATGATGAACTTGAAGCTGCGGTAGTTAAAAAGCTAAATTGTGAGATTATTTACCTCGAAAATGAAGAGCAAAAAATAATCAATTCTAAAGTTATAGATTTAAAAAATATTCAAAAAGAAGAGTTTATGATACTTGAAAATAATCAACAAATTAGATTAGATTTTATACTTTTTTTCAATGGAATTTCTCCAAAAGACAAAAATTATTGTTAAATATATCAATATTTTTTCTTAAATTTGTTTAAGTTTAAAAAAAGGTTGCATATGCAATAATTGTATATGCAACTAAAAGGAGCCTTATGAATTATGCATTGAAAGACTCTATTGCGTATAGACTTATTAGAAGTTCAAATAGTGTAGTAAATAGCTTAAACAGGATACTTTCAGCTTATGATATTGCTATTGAACAAAGAGCGACGCTAGAAATCATAAAATATGAACCTGATGTAAATCAGACAAAAATAGCGAACCTTCTTGGTAAAGATAAAACAACTATAAGTCGTTCATTAAACTCTTTAGAAAAAAAAGAGTTAATCACTAGAGAAAGTGATATTCAAAATGATAAAAGAAGCAATAAGATAAAGCTAACTAAAAAAGGCGAAATGATTTTAGAACAAACCTTAGCTGACGTAACAGCTTTTAGGGAAGGGTTAAATTCTAAAATCACAGAAGAAGAGCATAGAATCTTTTTTGAAATATTAGACAAACTAGAATTATAAATGTAAATGTATATTTATAGATGTCCTTTTATGTGCTAAAAATGATAAGGAGTAGATTATGAATAATTACGTACAGGTTTCATGCGATTTATATAACATGTTTGAAGAAGCAGCTAACAATAAAGTTGATTGTGATATTACATTTGTAAAAGAAAAAGAAGAGATTACTGTATCTTCTAAAATTGTCGACCTTAGAAATGTAAATAACAGTGAATTTATGGAAACTGCTGATGGAAATGTTATTAGACTTGATAGAATCGTAGAGTTTAATGGTAAACCTACAGCAGATATCAATTATTATCAATATCAATAATTTTTTTTGACTAATCTTTTGACTATATAGTCAAATTTAATTTTGTACCCGTCAAGTAACAGAGCTACTTCTTCCTCCAGAGTAGTTCTGTTTTTCTTATAAGTATCTTCATGTATAATATGTATTATAATTTTTATAAATTCATTAAGGGCACAAATGAAGAGACTACTAATACTATTTCTTTTTATCTTATCAATACAACTAAATGCAAAAACTATCACTTTAACAGAAGAAGAAAAAGAGTTTATAAAAAATAATCCTGTAATAAAAGTAGGTATCATGCCTGACTTTACACCCTTTTCTTATTATATAAAAAATACTCCTGTAGGGTTTGAACATGAATTATTAAATATATTATCTCAAAGAACAGGCTTAATGTTTGAAAAGAAAATAGACAAATGGACAACAATCTATACTGCTTTCAAAAATAAAGAAGTTGATGTAATCACAAGTATTTCATATAAAAAATTTAGAGAACCATTTACTACTTTTACTAGCTCTTATTATGATATTCCTATTATGATTTTTGTAAGAGATGATTTTGGAGAATATAAAGGAATTAAAAGTTTAGAAGGTAAAAAAGTAGGAGTATTAAAAGATGTTTTTTATATAAAAGAACTAGAAAAAATGGGAACTATAGATTTAGTTTATTATGATACTTATGAAGAACTAACAAAGGATTTAGTTTTTGGTAAGATTGATGCATTAATGCAAAATCTTACAAATATTAACTACTTAATCAAAAAAAACCTATACTCAAATCTAAAACTTGCAAGTGAACTTATTTTACCAAACACAAAAAAAGAAGACTTAAGATTAGGAATTATTCCAGAAAAACCAATTTTGAGTTCAATCTTACAAAAAGGACTTAACTCTATTACAAAAAAAGAGAAAGAAGAGTTAGTAACTAAGTGGATTGGCTCTATTAAAGAGTATAAAGGTGGACATATTGAACTTGATAAAGATGAAAAAGCTTATTTAAACACAAAAGTTATCAAATACTGTATAAATCCTGATGGCTTACCCTTTGAAGGATTAAATGAAGAAAAAGAACATTCTGGTATAAGTTCAGATTACTATAGTTTATTTGAAAAAATCTTATCTGCTAAATTTGAACTTGTAAAAACAAAAAACTGGAATGAATCTATAACTTTTATCAAAGAAGGCAAATGTAATATGCTTGCCCTTGGTATGGAAACATATGAAAGAAAAAAATATCTAAACTTTACAAGTAGTTATTTAGATGTCCCTTTAGTTGTAGCAACAAAAGTTGATGTTCCTTTTATAAATCATATTTTAGATTTAGAAGGAGAAAAAGTAGGTATTATCAAAGGAGATGCTTTTGTAAAGATATTAAGACAAAAATATCCTTCTCTTGACTTAGTAGAAGTTGAGAATATAAATGAAGGTTTAGATAGAGTAAAAAAAGGAGAGCTTTTTGGTTTTATTGATACCCTTGCAAGTATAGGCTATGAGTTTCAACAAAAATATTTTGGAGAATTAAAAATTGCAGGGAAAATCTCTGAAACACTAAAGTTATCAATGGCTGTTGTTAAAGAAGATACTACATTATTAAATATTTTACAAAAAGCCATAAATAGTATGACAAATGAACTTCATAGAGAAATTTTCCATAAATGGATTCCTATTAAATATGAAAAAGGTGTAAATTATGATCTTGTATGGAAGATTGCTATTACTTCTTTAATAGTAATACTTTTAGTCATATATTGGAATAGAAAAATCATTAAAACAAACAAGCTTTTAGAAGAAGCACAAAGAAAAATAGAAGAGAAAAATAAAGAGTTAGAAAAACTTGCAACAACAGATAAACTAACAAATTTATATAATAGAAGAAAAATAGAAGAACTTTTAGAAATAGAGATAAATAGAAGTGAAAGATTTAACCACAACTTTGGTTTAGCAATTGTTGATATAGATAAATTCAAAGAAGTAAATGACACATATGGTCACCAAGTTGGAGATAAGGTATTAAAAGAGATTGCTAATATCCTAAATACAAATAGAAGAAAAACAGACTTTGTAGGACGATATGGTGGAGAAGAGTTTGTAATTATCTGTCCTGAATCAAGCTTAGAGGGAGTACTTAGATTGATGGAAATCTTTAAAGAAAAAATTTCTACTCATAAGTTTTATGAAGTAGGAGACAAAACTGCAAGTTTTGGAGTAACCATATCTCAAAAGGATGATACCATTGAATCTATTTTAAAAAGAGCGGATGATGCACTTTATCAAGCTAAAGACAATGGTAGGAATAAAATCGAGTACAAATAGATGACTATAGAACAAAGATTTTTACAAAAAGCTGTTGAAGATAAAAACTATGTTAGCTTTTCATATGAGGGTAAATCATATAAAAAGGTTAAGCCTTTAAAGATAGAAGAGAATATCTTACATAGTGACTCTAGAAAGTTTGAGCTTGGTAAACTTTCTAGAGTGCAGGTTTTAAGAGATAGATTTTAGTCTTTAAAGATTCTATTTAGAATACTTTAATAATATTCTATTTAATACTTTCTCTCTTTGTTTTAATGTTGAATTTTTAACACCTTTTTCAAATAGCTTTTCATGCTCTATACTCTCTTTTATATTAAGTAAAAAGTACCTATTACTATATGTATTTACTACACACTGAAGATAGGTTTCAAGTTCATCTTCATCATTAGATATATTATCATATTCAAACAGTCCCACTTTTACTAAATACTTATCCCAAGAGAGACTCTTAGGGGAAATCTTAGCTATTTTTTTTACATCAAACTTTAATGGATCAATTGGATAATATTCTGAGTTTTGCCATGAAGGAAATAATACACTATCAAAAAACATTTCTACCAAACTATTAATTTCTATCGATTCTATTTCTTTCTCGGCCAAAGACTTATTATCAGAAGTAGATAGATATAAACTCTTGACTAATGCTTCTAAATTTTTGCTTGAATTATTAATTTCTGAAACTAAATGATTTGTGGCATCTATTTGAGTTTTAACTTCTCTAGTTTTTAAAAAATCAAAAAACATTCCTGCCCATTGTTTTCTTAAGTAACTATCTATTGATTGAAAACTATCAAAACTCTCAAGAGCATTATTAGTTGAAGCTCTTCTCACTTCATCAATAAATTGAAATATATCTAACGCATACTCTTGCTTATCAATTGCAGGATACCCAATATCTCCTACAAATTCTTTATTTTTATTTTCTTTATAAATATGATGATTTAAATAAACAGATTTTTTCACTAAAGCAAAAATTGGTATATTATTATTCTTTGCAGCAATATATTCAGCATTAGTTATAGACTTTGTTTTATCAACAATATATTCTCCACCAAAACGTCCTCCAATAATAAGAATAAATAATTCACAGTTAGATACTTCTTTTATACATGCTTCATGTGTATGCAAATCTGGATGATAAAATATATCACCATTTTCACTTAGTACAGCTTCAAAACCAAAAGACTCAATGAAATTATGCAACTGTTCCCTAATTTCTCCTAAATCATAGCATGTTGAACTAACAAACACTTTCGGAACTGCCATTTAAACTCCTACTTTTATTTCTTTTAATGTTAACAAAAAACTGTCACATATCACGTCACAAAGTAAGAAAATAGTAAATTTTTGTAAAGGTCAAGGCAAGCAGTAAAAAATATTGTAGGAGTTTACTAAACTAAATGACTATAATATTTTTTACAATAACGTAGAGATTTGCAAAAAGAACTATTTTCCCCTTGCTAGTGACTTTCCAGCTAAGTAACCACTAGCCCAAGCAAACTGAAGATTGTATCCACCCCTATTCCCTACAATATCCAGCACCTCTCCAGCTAAATAAAGCCCTGCACATTTCTTACTCTCAAAAGTTTTATCATCAACTTCATCAGTTCTAACTCCGCCACCACTGGCTTCTGCGTGTTTAAAACCTTGAGTATCTATCACTTTCATTCTAAGATTTATAAGAGTATTTACAATAGCTCTAATATGTTTTGCATTTATCTCTTTTGCTTTTATCTCTTTATCTACTTTTATCATATCTATTATTACTGGAATTAATTTATTTGAAACTATTCCACTAAGTATATTTTCTAGTTTCTCTTCAGGTAGAGATTTTATTAAAGACTCTATCATTCCTAAAACTTCATTCCTATTTTGTTTAGGAAAGAGATTTATAGCTATTTGTACATCTTGATATAAAGCCATTGGATAAACTGCATATTGAGAAATATCTAAAATTGCAAAACCAGAGACTCCATATTTAGTAAAAAGAACATCTCCTTCTATCTCTTTCTCTTTTTGTCCATCTATATAAAGTGTTACAAGTGACTCTTTTTTTACTCCTTGCAATCTTGTTTTATGCTCAA
This sequence is a window from Halarcobacter bivalviorum. Protein-coding genes within it:
- a CDS encoding YbfB/YjiJ family MFS transporter, translating into MKPYIKSIIASFLVILACLGFGRFSFGMVLPNLQESLNISTTQAGFIGTSNFIGYFVGIFFANYLYRKFSTHRLVFTTILLQAFSMFLMILTTNYILVSFFYSFSGFFSAISNIAIMAYISNVIPKNVRGKALGIIVSASGLAIVLSGQIVPFTQKLVKDVPWESAWLVFCLILVLVSFFSQPGIKKHANHTISDINFKTKEFLFTSSFWKIAFVYMVFGFSYSIYVTFFVSAVIEKYDFSTQISGNFWTLLGFMSIFSGILFGTIADKIGAYKTLIFVYLLQTIAHATLAFSLPSYSIWLSAIFFGISVWSIPSLVTLLCSIEFDKKMTAKVFSFVTILFAILQAFGPFIAGLIHDISKDYSDVFMITSFLTLITVFISFIFSKDKIVSKT
- a CDS encoding MarR family winged helix-turn-helix transcriptional regulator, whose protein sequence is MNYALKDSIAYRLIRSSNSVVNSLNRILSAYDIAIEQRATLEIIKYEPDVNQTKIANLLGKDKTTISRSLNSLEKKELITRESDIQNDKRSNKIKLTKKGEMILEQTLADVTAFREGLNSKITEEEHRIFFEILDKLEL
- a CDS encoding rhodanese-like domain-containing protein translates to MKFKGLLLGLLVASSSLFAADFISYEELSSKLKEENKKAGTYATTEEVQKALKAKDWLVADVRTMEEWAAAHIKGSVRIGRQAPEKGLALHALDMEDKFIKPNLIIVCNSAARASIEAETIRKMGFNQVKVYDLYSWIDECNPVVTKYTVKKDKGGTGLKFGNFYAEHCKSKK
- the dksA gene encoding RNA polymerase-binding protein DksA is translated as MPKTLNQKQIEEIKSLLVQNKMTIESTLNNLSNEHVNLSEMDLNDEGDFAAASRDYITDVHIKNQQLRELNLINHALTKIEDGKYTGLCEMCDSEITIKRLRVKPHAMYCIDCRDYIEKSQVKKAV
- a CDS encoding transcriptional antiterminator Rof gives rise to the protein MNKKYTPVPCAFYDELEAAVVKKLNCEIIYLENEEQKIINSKVIDLKNIQKEEFMILENNQQIRLDFILFFNGISPKDKNYC
- a CDS encoding CNNM domain-containing protein, encoding MLMLIYFLIAIGVSFLCSILEAVLLSITASHIEIVKKENNSLGSLMEHQKRNIDFSIAAILTLNTFAHTLGAAGVGAEAAKMFGDEYMFYISAVLTILILVLSEIIPKTLGAYYWKNLAGFATRAIKVLVFITYPILVVMNKITTYITPAKKETITKDEILATASIAEKKGILRVKETAVIENLLKLNEIKIKDIFTPRSVVFSVQKTAFLNSFTDRSSVDLEKFKEYSRVPIYDADIDDIIGIVISKEYFHELLENKYENKEDLIKPAQRVNENIAISKLIDMFLTKNEHLFIVTDNYEQTEGVVTLEDALESLLGAEIVDELDSNVDLRELAKMKMKNARRVLA
- a CDS encoding DUF695 domain-containing protein encodes the protein MVIDENSWELKSTDNINQLLRVKKELDLEGFDNLLIVKHNFHVADDIMFPDPACLSFFAAFEKNLLEELELKEQLKLCAVDIKEGLMRFYIYCKNYEDTITKLIEFLKTSRLYECEFEVILNDKGSRLKNLI
- a CDS encoding HAD family hydrolase, producing the protein MKNNGFIFDLDGTLIDSLTDIALCSNIVLKEFNLPIHEITEYKYFVGGGAEVLVNNAIPKDSSNEMAIEVLKRFKQVYDSEFHYNTKPYEGIYDLLDLLHENEIKVAILSNKPHEFTIKYVNEFFPKYTNILEVHGSKDDVPKKPHPHAALEIAKALELTCENIYFVGDSDVDMKTAKNSNMKAVGVSWGFRGTKELIENGADHIVKTPLDIFELIKKS
- a CDS encoding bacteriohemerythrin, whose product is MEALIWKTEYNIGHFKIDNEHKKLFNIAKKAYQLSSTKATSFEMEPLKEIIKELFQYVSTHFMTEEEYMSSINYPYLAKHKLIHKKLINILKEMISNINSLEIEEINSKLNEFINEYFITHIITEDKKIKLFKTPIEDLRKSFGWKKDYLVHEKFIDEEHKELFDIATEAFNITQNENKKEKIKDILNRLYSYMKTHFQREEEFMKKINYPKLKYHHACHEKIINDLTLFVRDSSFMQQNVLEKELARIIDISLVQHIIQEDRKITSWIKLCNN
- a CDS encoding DUF4405 domain-containing protein, which codes for MSLKKITSLTMLLSMFLMTYTGIMLFISPPGRVAKWSNWEILGLGKEEYAQVHSTFMVLFIIATILHVYYNWKPMISYMKNKAKVVIIFTKEMAVAFVITLLFLVGTLYEISPFSTFINFGEDIKNSWEQKYEKAPYSHAELSTLEEFSSKLGFDLNRSMEILKANNIEADEMDTLKEIAKNNNISAQKVFSLLSEKQKSTISKAESLTGLGRKNISELSNDLGITANELIEKLKTVGIEAKSDDKFKSLCEEVGRTPREVIEELGF
- the ung gene encoding uracil-DNA glycosylase encodes the protein MKSWDDILRLEKSKDYYKELENFLEKEYATKKIFPPKELIFNAFEKTSLDKIKVVILGQDPYHGEGQAQGFSFSTPSNIKNPPSMQNILKEIKDDTSVDSICLDGDLTSWAQQGVLLLNAILTVEEAKPKSHEKKGWENFTDNIIKYISSSCEDIVFILWGAPAIKKSKLIDETKHHILTAPHPSPLSSYRGFFGCKHFSKTNEILKQKGKEQIQW